A section of the Streptomyces sp. V3I8 genome encodes:
- a CDS encoding acetoacetate decarboxylase family protein, with amino-acid sequence MARVRYGARTGAEAAAARAANSRLPAVWSTGVAAVWESDPEAVAAVLPPPLEPTARPLVRVNVSMVDLPGYPLGAGSFAVAAAHEGVEGWYPLVMPMTHERALIGGREVFGEPKKLGEVTVEREGLVVRAALARHGITFVEVRGTVSGPLPLPAPARKTDFYFKFLPAVDGPGFDAGPVLVHCVRDEKVRKLERITGDVVLRESVYDPVADLPVRELVGITVGEKTTDQKGTVVGRVDARALLPYVHQRYDDPRQILDGPPEGSI; translated from the coding sequence ATGGCACGCGTACGGTACGGGGCGCGGACCGGGGCGGAGGCCGCCGCCGCGCGCGCCGCGAACTCCCGGCTCCCCGCCGTCTGGTCCACCGGTGTGGCGGCCGTCTGGGAGAGCGACCCGGAGGCGGTCGCGGCGGTCCTGCCGCCCCCGCTCGAACCCACCGCACGCCCTCTCGTCCGAGTGAACGTCAGCATGGTCGACCTGCCCGGATACCCCCTGGGCGCCGGTTCGTTCGCGGTCGCCGCCGCGCACGAGGGGGTCGAGGGCTGGTACCCGCTCGTCATGCCGATGACCCACGAGCGGGCCCTGATCGGCGGCCGCGAGGTCTTCGGCGAGCCCAAGAAACTGGGCGAGGTGACGGTCGAGCGCGAGGGCCTCGTCGTACGCGCCGCGCTCGCCCGGCACGGCATCACGTTCGTGGAGGTGCGGGGCACCGTGAGCGGGCCGCTGCCGCTGCCGGCGCCGGCGCGGAAGACCGACTTCTACTTCAAGTTCCTGCCCGCGGTGGACGGCCCGGGCTTCGACGCCGGCCCCGTCCTCGTGCACTGCGTACGCGACGAAAAGGTGCGGAAACTGGAGCGGATCACCGGTGACGTCGTCCTGCGCGAGTCGGTGTACGACCCCGTCGCCGACCTCCCGGTCCGTGAGCTCGTCGGGATCACCGTCGGGGAGAAGACGACGGACCAGAAGGGCACCGTCGTCGGACGCGTCGACGCGCGGGCGCTGCTGCCGTACGTCCACCAGCGCTACGACGACCCGCGGCAGATCCTCGACGGGCCCCCCGAAGGGAGCATCTGA
- a CDS encoding SDR family NAD(P)-dependent oxidoreductase, giving the protein MELREGQVAVVTGAASGVGLAMARRFAAEGLKVVLADVEEGALEKAATGLREDGAVVHARVVDVGEREEVVALAEETYARFGAVHVLCNNAGVGSGAEGRMWEHDPNDWKWAFAVNVWGVFHGVQAFVPRMLAGGEAGHVVNTSSGDGGIAPLPTASVYAVTKAAVVTMTESLYAHLRAEHARVGASVLFPGPHLLRTGLWESHRNRPARYAKQRPRRTPYRSLGQWEAAMREAGREVRFTPVEEVAGLVVDGIRAGRFWLLPESEHSDAQIRARARSMLDRADPAYLENFILD; this is encoded by the coding sequence ATGGAGCTGCGGGAGGGACAGGTCGCCGTCGTCACCGGCGCGGCGAGCGGCGTCGGGCTCGCCATGGCGCGGCGGTTCGCGGCCGAGGGCCTGAAGGTCGTCCTTGCGGACGTCGAGGAGGGCGCCCTGGAGAAGGCCGCCACCGGACTGCGCGAGGACGGCGCCGTGGTGCACGCGCGCGTGGTGGACGTCGGGGAGCGCGAGGAGGTCGTCGCGCTCGCCGAGGAGACGTACGCGAGGTTCGGCGCCGTGCACGTCCTGTGCAACAACGCGGGGGTCGGTTCGGGTGCCGAGGGCCGGATGTGGGAGCACGACCCGAACGACTGGAAGTGGGCGTTCGCGGTCAACGTGTGGGGCGTCTTCCACGGCGTCCAGGCCTTCGTGCCGCGGATGCTGGCGGGCGGCGAGGCCGGCCACGTCGTCAACACCTCGTCCGGCGACGGCGGCATCGCGCCCCTGCCCACCGCGTCCGTGTACGCCGTCACCAAGGCGGCCGTCGTGACGATGACCGAGTCCCTGTACGCGCACCTGAGGGCGGAGCACGCGCGCGTGGGGGCCTCCGTGCTCTTCCCCGGGCCGCACCTGCTCCGTACGGGCCTGTGGGAGTCGCACCGCAACAGGCCCGCCCGGTACGCCAAGCAGCGGCCCCGCAGGACGCCGTACCGCAGCCTCGGCCAGTGGGAGGCCGCGATGCGGGAGGCGGGACGCGAGGTGCGCTTCACGCCCGTCGAGGAGGTCGCCGGCCTCGTCGTGGACGGCATCCGGGCCGGCCGCTTCTGGCTGCTGCCCGAGAGCGAGCACAGCGACGCGCAGATCCGCGCGCGGGCGCGGTCGATGCTCGACCGCGCCGATCCGGCGTACCTGGAGAACTTCATCCTGGACTGA
- a CDS encoding sterol desaturase family protein, whose product MPNLPDVVLWSIPAFVLLTVVEMVSVRIHPDEDAAGYGTKDAATSLGMGLGSLAFDFLWKIPILAVHTAVYELTPLRVPVLWWTVPLMLLAQDFFYYWSHRGHHVIRILWACHVVHHSSEKFNLTTALRQPWTTWTVWPFYVPLVALGVHPAALAFCSSASLVYQFWIHTERIGRLPRPFELVLNTPSHHRVHHASQGGYLDRNFGGILIVWDRLFGSFVPETDRPVYGLTKNIDTYNPIRVATHEYAAIARDLRVAGSWRERAGRVLGGPGWQPATAAAPGRAPVPAAPPEAPVTEPAA is encoded by the coding sequence ATGCCGAACCTGCCCGATGTCGTGCTGTGGTCGATACCCGCCTTCGTGCTGCTCACCGTGGTGGAGATGGTGAGCGTCCGGATCCACCCGGACGAGGACGCCGCCGGGTACGGGACGAAGGACGCCGCCACGAGTCTCGGCATGGGCCTGGGCAGCCTCGCCTTCGACTTCCTGTGGAAGATCCCGATCCTCGCCGTCCACACGGCCGTGTACGAGCTGACGCCCCTGCGCGTGCCCGTCCTGTGGTGGACCGTGCCGCTGATGCTGCTGGCGCAGGACTTCTTCTACTACTGGTCCCACCGCGGGCACCATGTGATCCGCATCCTGTGGGCCTGTCACGTCGTGCACCACTCCAGCGAGAAGTTCAACCTGACCACCGCGCTGCGCCAGCCCTGGACGACCTGGACCGTCTGGCCGTTCTACGTTCCCCTCGTCGCCCTCGGCGTGCATCCGGCGGCGCTCGCGTTCTGCTCGTCGGCGAGCCTCGTGTACCAGTTCTGGATCCACACCGAGCGCATCGGCAGGCTGCCCCGGCCCTTCGAGCTCGTCCTCAACACGCCCTCGCACCACCGGGTCCACCACGCCTCCCAGGGCGGCTACCTGGACCGGAACTTCGGCGGGATCCTGATCGTCTGGGACCGCCTCTTCGGCTCGTTCGTCCCGGAGACGGACCGGCCGGTGTACGGGCTGACCAAGAACATCGACACGTACAACCCGATCCGGGTCGCCACGCACGAGTACGCCGCCATCGCCAGGGACCTGCGCGTGGCGGGGAGCTGGCGCGAGCGGGCCGGGCGGGTCCTCGGGGGACCGGGCTGGCAGCCGGCGACGGCGGCCGCTCCCGGGCGAGCACCGGTTCCCGCCGCCCCGCCGGAGGCGCCCGTCACGGAACCCGCCGCGTGA
- a CDS encoding CopD family protein — MSAIRPTADAGGDTGGGTCPPRPGAASVRRSAAVLALVALAALVPLLGPPVVLRGTGEAAAPGVGGIALLRAVLFAAVSVSAGEVFVARLVRRVPGAPHGDVPRGWAPAAAAAGFAAALGLASVVATGNLVPRSLSDMDIGGLYQSRDGALALLEVNAFVVLGLCALSRRPAAQVWPLAAIVAAEALRAHPVTEPSPLAGSGLTLVHVTCAALWTGGLLYVLRTLLRWRHTAPGEGAALLGLYARVAAVLLAVITATGVCSTLRRMPPGTVLDQLTTTAYGRTLLAKVLLVVAVALLALWARRRLHRAAEPLTAYSPARAEVVVLGLVIAVSAVLTAVPVPIRW, encoded by the coding sequence GTGAGTGCGATCAGACCGACTGCCGACGCCGGTGGTGACACGGGGGGCGGGACGTGCCCGCCCCGGCCGGGCGCCGCCTCCGTGCGGCGTTCCGCCGCCGTCCTCGCCCTGGTGGCACTGGCCGCCCTGGTCCCGCTGCTCGGGCCGCCCGTCGTGCTGCGCGGCACGGGGGAGGCCGCCGCGCCCGGGGTGGGCGGGATCGCGCTGCTGCGGGCGGTCCTGTTCGCGGCGGTGAGCGTGTCGGCGGGCGAGGTCTTCGTCGCCCGGCTGGTCCGCCGGGTGCCCGGCGCCCCGCACGGGGACGTGCCGCGCGGCTGGGCCCCGGCGGCGGCCGCCGCCGGTTTCGCGGCCGCGCTCGGCCTCGCCTCGGTGGTGGCCACCGGGAACCTGGTACCGCGCAGCCTCTCCGACATGGACATCGGCGGGCTCTACCAGTCCAGGGACGGCGCGCTCGCGCTCCTGGAGGTCAACGCGTTCGTCGTCCTGGGCCTGTGCGCGCTCTCCCGCCGCCCGGCCGCCCAGGTGTGGCCGCTGGCCGCGATCGTCGCCGCGGAGGCGCTGCGCGCCCATCCGGTGACCGAGCCGAGTCCGCTGGCCGGTTCGGGCCTGACGCTCGTCCATGTGACGTGCGCGGCCCTGTGGACGGGCGGGCTGCTGTACGTACTGCGCACGCTGCTGCGGTGGCGGCACACCGCTCCTGGGGAGGGCGCCGCGCTGCTCGGCCTCTACGCGCGCGTGGCGGCCGTTCTGCTCGCCGTGATCACCGCGACGGGGGTGTGCAGCACGCTGCGCAGGATGCCGCCCGGCACGGTCCTGGACCAGCTGACGACGACCGCGTACGGGCGCACGCTGCTCGCGAAGGTGCTCCTCGTGGTCGCCGTCGCCCTTCTCGCGCTGTGGGCCCGCCGGCGGCTGCACCGGGCGGCCGAACCGCTCACCGCCTACTCCCCCGCCCGCGCCGAGGTCGTGGTGCTGGGCCTGGTGATCGCGGTCTCGGCCGTGCTCACGGCGGTGCCGGTGCCGATCCGCTGGTGA
- a CDS encoding S8 family serine peptidase: MTASTTRSRRVIAIPLGMALATALAFLPNVSASAAPADAADTADAAAKISAEATPLSYVVNVRSGHGVSAQVKKAIAEAGGTIVTSYDRIGVIVVHSSNADFAKTVRKVRGVESAGSTRTAPLPAQSTTDVGTPKALTAEDIADVDAAAGQDPLEPLQWDLPAIKADKAHEKTLGSKKVTVAVIDTGVDDTHPDIAPNFDRKASVNCVTGKPDTTDGAWRPSAEESPHGTHVAGEIAAAKNGIGVTGVAPGVKVSGIKVSTTAGFFYTEAVVCGFMWAAEHGVDVTNNSYYTDPWYFNCKNDPDQKALVEALTRATRYAEKKGTVNVAAAGNESYDLAADEITDPTSPNDTTPAERVIDPSECLDIPTQLPGVVTVASTGAKGIKSSFSNYGLGVIDIAAPGGDSTRFQTPAPPATSGLILGPLPGGSWGYMAGTSMASPHVAGVAALIKSTHPHASAALVKALLYAEADATPCTDPYDIDSDGKVDAVCEGSKNRNGFYGWGTADALDAVTK, from the coding sequence ATGACCGCGTCCACCACGCGCTCGCGCCGCGTCATAGCCATCCCGCTGGGGATGGCCCTGGCCACGGCTCTCGCCTTCCTGCCGAACGTCAGCGCGTCCGCGGCTCCGGCCGACGCCGCCGACACGGCCGACGCCGCCGCGAAGATCTCGGCGGAGGCCACCCCGCTGAGCTACGTCGTCAACGTCCGCTCCGGACACGGGGTCTCCGCCCAGGTGAAGAAGGCCATCGCCGAGGCCGGCGGCACGATCGTGACGTCGTACGACCGGATCGGCGTGATCGTCGTCCACTCGTCGAACGCCGACTTCGCCAAGACCGTTCGCAAGGTGCGCGGCGTGGAGTCGGCGGGCTCGACGCGTACGGCGCCGCTGCCCGCGCAGTCCACGACCGACGTCGGCACGCCGAAGGCACTCACCGCCGAGGACATCGCGGACGTCGACGCCGCGGCCGGACAGGACCCGCTGGAACCCCTGCAGTGGGACCTGCCCGCCATCAAGGCGGACAAGGCGCACGAGAAGACGCTCGGCAGCAAGAAGGTCACCGTCGCGGTGATCGACACCGGCGTCGACGACACGCACCCCGACATCGCGCCGAACTTCGACCGCAAGGCGTCGGTCAACTGCGTGACGGGCAAGCCGGACACGACCGACGGGGCCTGGCGGCCGAGCGCCGAGGAGAGCCCGCACGGCACGCACGTGGCGGGCGAGATCGCCGCCGCGAAGAACGGCATCGGCGTCACGGGCGTCGCGCCCGGCGTGAAGGTGTCCGGCATCAAGGTCTCCACGACGGCCGGCTTCTTCTACACGGAGGCCGTCGTCTGCGGCTTCATGTGGGCGGCCGAGCACGGCGTGGACGTCACGAACAACAGCTACTACACCGACCCGTGGTACTTCAACTGCAAGAACGACCCGGACCAGAAGGCGCTCGTCGAGGCCCTCACCCGGGCCACGCGGTACGCGGAGAAGAAGGGCACGGTCAACGTCGCGGCGGCGGGCAACGAGAGCTACGACCTCGCCGCGGACGAGATCACCGACCCGACCTCGCCCAACGACACGACTCCCGCGGAGCGCGTCATCGACCCGTCCGAGTGCCTCGACATCCCGACCCAGCTGCCGGGTGTCGTCACGGTCGCGTCGACCGGCGCGAAGGGCATCAAGTCGTCCTTCTCCAACTACGGCCTCGGCGTCATCGACATCGCGGCCCCCGGCGGCGACTCGACGCGCTTCCAGACCCCGGCCCCGCCCGCCACCAGCGGCCTGATCCTGGGCCCGCTGCCGGGCGGCTCGTGGGGCTACATGGCCGGTACGTCGATGGCGTCGCCGCACGTCGCGGGGGTCGCCGCGCTCATCAAGTCGACGCACCCGCACGCCTCGGCGGCCCTGGTGAAGGCGCTGCTGTACGCGGAGGCCGACGCCACGCCGTGCACGGACCCGTACGACATCGACAGCGACGGCAAGGTCGACGCGGTCTGCGAGGGTTCGAAGAACCGCAACGGCTTCTACGGCTGGGGCACCGCGGACGCGCTGGACGCCGTGACGAAGTAG
- a CDS encoding amidohydrolase family protein, translating into MNPAAEDRYTVVSADCHAGADLLDYRPYLAKEFHDAFDAWAAAYVNPYEDLAADTADRNWNSQRRLAELERDGIVAEVVFPNTVPPFFPSGSLMAPAPTAAEFGRRWAGLRAHNRWLADFCAAAPGRRAGVFQILLNDVGEAVREIRWAVGAGLKGGLLLPGTPPGSGLPELYSPVYDPIWAVCEELGVPVNHHAGSASPPLGEEPAARAVFMVETTWFSHRALWHLIFGGAFRRHPGLRLVLTEQGSGWIPGVLDMLDYYHGRLVAGASKAATAESRFGAGLAASMGKGPSQVWRDNCFVGASFMRPHEVPLRDRIGLDKIMWGSDYPHDEGTYPYSREGLRIAYAGLPREEVAAMTGGNAARVYGFDLDLLDTVAAEVGPTAREIAEPLGEPPADATSPVFARGGSVRVW; encoded by the coding sequence GTGAACCCCGCCGCCGAGGACCGCTACACCGTCGTCTCGGCCGACTGCCACGCGGGCGCCGACCTGCTGGACTACCGGCCGTACCTGGCGAAGGAGTTCCACGACGCGTTCGACGCCTGGGCGGCCGCGTACGTCAATCCGTACGAGGACCTGGCGGCCGACACGGCCGACCGGAACTGGAACTCGCAGCGGCGCCTCGCCGAACTGGAGCGGGACGGGATCGTCGCCGAGGTGGTCTTCCCGAACACCGTCCCGCCGTTCTTCCCCTCCGGCTCCCTGATGGCGCCGGCGCCGACGGCCGCGGAGTTCGGGCGCCGCTGGGCCGGCCTGCGCGCCCACAACCGCTGGCTGGCGGACTTCTGCGCGGCCGCGCCCGGCCGCCGGGCGGGCGTCTTCCAGATCCTCCTGAACGACGTCGGGGAGGCGGTGCGGGAGATCCGCTGGGCCGTCGGAGCGGGCCTGAAGGGAGGGCTGCTGCTGCCCGGCACCCCGCCGGGCTCGGGACTGCCCGAGCTGTATTCGCCGGTGTACGACCCCATCTGGGCGGTGTGCGAGGAGCTGGGCGTCCCCGTGAACCACCACGCCGGCTCGGCCTCGCCGCCGCTCGGCGAGGAGCCTGCGGCCCGGGCGGTCTTCATGGTGGAGACGACCTGGTTCTCGCACCGCGCGCTCTGGCACCTGATCTTCGGCGGCGCCTTCCGCCGTCACCCCGGCCTGAGACTGGTGCTCACCGAGCAGGGCTCGGGCTGGATCCCCGGGGTGCTCGACATGCTGGACTACTACCACGGCCGCCTGGTGGCGGGGGCCTCGAAGGCGGCCACCGCGGAGTCCAGGTTCGGCGCCGGGCTGGCCGCCTCGATGGGCAAGGGGCCCTCGCAGGTGTGGCGGGACAACTGCTTCGTGGGGGCCAGCTTCATGCGCCCGCACGAGGTGCCGCTGCGCGACCGCATCGGCCTCGACAAGATCATGTGGGGCAGCGACTACCCGCACGACGAGGGCACGTACCCGTACAGCCGGGAGGGCCTGCGGATCGCGTACGCCGGACTGCCGCGCGAGGAGGTCGCGGCGATGACCGGCGGCAACGCGGCCCGCGTCTACGGCTTCGACCTGGACCTCCTGGACACCGTCGCCGCCGAGGTCGGCCCGACGGCGCGGGAGATCGCCGAACCCCTGGGGGAGCCTCCGGCGGACGCGACGAGTCCGGTGTTCGCCCGGGGAGGGTCGGTACGGGTCTGGTGA
- a CDS encoding S8 family serine peptidase, with translation MAHLRSRRRLALAVPVALSLTAALGFVPGVASAAPQSAPAVTAADGPNLAYVVNTETDRRTMGRVGKAITEAGGTVVVTYDRIGVIVAHSADPGFGARIRAVRGVQSAGATRTTPLTAAGTTDEGAVDYLSAAEAAKVKAAAAPASEPLEADQWDLRAIGADKAAKINPGSSKVTVAVIDTGVDDTHPDLAPNFSAAQSANCVGGVADTSEGAWRPYTSADYHGTHVAGEIAAARNGIGVAGVAPGVKVSGIKVSDPDNGLFYPESVVCAFVFAADHGVEITNNSYYVDPWLYNCMDDPDQRAIVDAVNRAQRYATKKGTLHLASAGNSNHDLDSDAIVDESSPDDSTPVTRTIDPHECYDVPTQLPGVVTVSATGVQNLKSYYSSYGKGVIDIAAPGGDRLYQIPDTPSKNGRILSTLPDDQYGFLQGTSMASPHAAGVAALLKSEHPWATPAQLQALLKAQADNPGCPDSYDQDGNGTQDATCEGGERVNGFYGFGVVDALKAVK, from the coding sequence GCTTCGTCCCGGGTGTCGCGTCGGCCGCCCCGCAGTCCGCACCCGCCGTCACCGCGGCCGACGGCCCGAACCTCGCATACGTGGTCAACACGGAGACCGACCGCCGCACGATGGGCAGGGTCGGGAAGGCGATAACCGAGGCCGGGGGCACCGTCGTCGTCACGTACGACAGGATCGGCGTCATCGTGGCGCACTCGGCCGACCCCGGGTTCGGTGCGCGGATCCGGGCCGTGCGCGGCGTCCAGTCCGCCGGTGCCACGCGTACGACCCCGCTGACCGCGGCCGGTACGACGGACGAGGGAGCCGTCGACTACCTGTCGGCCGCCGAGGCCGCCAAGGTGAAGGCCGCGGCCGCCCCCGCGAGCGAGCCCCTCGAGGCCGACCAGTGGGACCTGCGCGCGATAGGCGCCGACAAGGCCGCGAAGATCAACCCGGGCAGCAGCAAGGTCACGGTCGCCGTGATCGACACGGGTGTCGACGACACGCACCCGGACCTGGCCCCCAACTTCTCCGCCGCGCAGTCCGCCAACTGCGTGGGCGGCGTGGCCGACACGAGTGAGGGCGCCTGGCGTCCGTACACCTCGGCCGACTACCACGGCACGCATGTCGCCGGTGAGATCGCCGCCGCCCGCAACGGCATCGGCGTCGCCGGTGTCGCGCCCGGCGTGAAGGTCTCCGGCATCAAGGTCAGCGACCCGGACAACGGCCTTTTCTACCCGGAGAGCGTCGTCTGCGCCTTCGTGTTCGCCGCCGACCACGGCGTGGAGATCACGAACAACAGCTACTACGTGGACCCGTGGCTCTACAACTGCATGGACGACCCCGACCAGCGGGCGATCGTGGACGCGGTGAACCGGGCCCAGCGGTACGCCACGAAGAAGGGCACCCTGCACCTCGCGTCGGCCGGCAACTCCAACCACGACCTGGACTCGGACGCCATCGTCGACGAGTCGAGCCCCGACGACTCGACGCCGGTCACCCGCACGATCGACCCGCACGAGTGCTACGACGTGCCGACCCAGCTGCCGGGCGTCGTCACGGTCAGCGCGACCGGCGTGCAGAACCTCAAGTCGTACTACTCGTCGTACGGCAAGGGTGTCATCGACATCGCGGCCCCCGGTGGTGACCGGCTCTACCAGATCCCGGACACCCCGTCGAAGAACGGCCGCATCCTCTCCACCCTGCCGGACGACCAGTACGGCTTCCTGCAGGGCACGTCGATGGCGTCGCCGCACGCCGCGGGTGTCGCCGCGCTGCTCAAGTCCGAGCACCCGTGGGCGACTCCGGCCCAGCTGCAGGCGCTGCTGAAGGCCCAGGCCGACAACCCGGGCTGCCCGGACTCCTACGACCAGGACGGCAACGGCACGCAGGACGCCACCTGTGAGGGCGGCGAGCGCGTGAACGGCTTCTACGGCTTCGGCGTCGTCGACGCACTGAAGGCCGTCAAGTAG
- a CDS encoding amidohydrolase family protein: MAAATEPYLIISSDCHAGLPTEEYRPYLETRFHRDFDEFLAGQDRRRAEMTRLGIRNEAFADRWFHDNEEGLRGGWDPAQRLKELDGDGVAAEVVFPDADAVDSRTAAPFGVGLGLSGDHDPDLGMAGAQAHNRWLAEFVGAHPGRHCGVALLPVTAPTDRVVAEVHRARDSGLGALMIPSMWVDKEPYHDRRYDPVWAAAAECGMPVLTHSGAAPRHEYGDHLGIYVSEVTWWPARPLWFLLWSGVFERHPGLRFGVAESGCWWLPNLLWFMDRLYLGAHGGKKLSPFAELRRPPHEYLDRQVFVCATNTKRRELAQRYEIGVDNILWGSDFPHPEGTWPDTRAWLSRTFHDIPVAETRRMLGLAAAEVFGFDTQELAPLARRIGPTPADLGQCEDQPAVEASWARSREVGRHWLTDHDFPVLGVAP; this comes from the coding sequence GTGGCCGCTGCGACGGAGCCCTACCTGATCATCTCCTCCGACTGCCATGCCGGACTGCCCACCGAGGAGTACCGGCCCTATCTGGAGACCCGGTTCCACCGGGACTTCGACGAGTTCCTCGCCGGGCAGGACCGCCGCCGCGCGGAGATGACCCGCCTCGGCATCCGCAACGAGGCCTTCGCCGACCGGTGGTTCCACGACAACGAGGAGGGCCTGCGCGGCGGCTGGGACCCCGCGCAGCGCCTCAAGGAGCTGGACGGCGACGGCGTGGCGGCCGAGGTGGTCTTCCCGGACGCCGACGCGGTGGACAGCCGCACGGCCGCGCCCTTCGGAGTCGGTCTCGGCCTCTCCGGCGACCACGACCCCGACCTGGGCATGGCCGGCGCGCAGGCCCACAACAGGTGGCTCGCCGAGTTCGTCGGCGCGCACCCCGGACGCCACTGCGGTGTCGCCCTGCTGCCCGTCACGGCCCCCACCGACCGGGTCGTCGCCGAGGTGCACCGTGCGAGGGACTCGGGGCTCGGCGCCCTGATGATCCCCTCCATGTGGGTCGACAAGGAGCCCTACCACGACCGCCGCTACGACCCCGTGTGGGCCGCGGCGGCCGAGTGCGGCATGCCGGTGCTGACGCACTCCGGGGCCGCGCCGCGCCACGAGTACGGCGACCACCTCGGCATCTACGTGAGCGAGGTGACCTGGTGGCCGGCCCGGCCCCTGTGGTTCCTGCTCTGGTCGGGCGTCTTCGAGCGGCACCCCGGGCTCAGGTTCGGGGTCGCGGAGTCCGGGTGCTGGTGGCTGCCCAACCTGCTGTGGTTCATGGACCGGCTCTACCTCGGCGCGCACGGCGGCAAGAAGTTGTCGCCCTTCGCGGAACTGCGGCGCCCGCCGCACGAGTACCTCGACCGCCAGGTCTTCGTCTGCGCGACCAACACCAAACGGCGCGAGCTGGCCCAGCGGTACGAGATCGGCGTCGACAACATCCTGTGGGGCAGCGACTTCCCGCACCCCGAGGGCACCTGGCCCGACACGCGCGCGTGGCTGTCACGGACCTTCCACGACATCCCGGTGGCGGAGACCCGCCGGATGCTGGGCCTCGCCGCCGCGGAGGTCTTCGGCTTCGACACGCAGGAACTGGCCCCGCTCGCCCGGCGCATCGGCCCCACCCCGGCCGACCTCGGCCAGTGCGAGGACCAGCCGGCCGTCGAGGCGTCCTGGGCGCGCTCGCGCGAGGTGGGCCGGCACTGGCTGACGGACCACGACTTCCCGGTCCTGGGGGTGGCCCCGTGA